CGGTGGCGCGTGCTTCTTCGCCCGATCGGAAGCGTGGGGATGAAAGAGCTGTTCGGAATCAATGCGGTGGGATTCCTCGCCATTCACGCGCTTCCGTTCCGCCTCGGCGAAGTGACGCGGCCGTTGCTTCTTAAGCGCCGGCACAACATTTCGCTGTCGGCGGGCCTGGCCACGATTGCGGTGGAACGGGTGTTCGACGGCCTGATGTCGGCGCTCCTCCTATTTGTCGGAATTTACGCCGCCCCGATCGGTTTCGGAGAAATGCCGGCGATCGGCATGGGAGTTAAGACGATGGCCATTGCCTGCCTGGGCATTTTTCTCGGACTTTTGGTTTTTCTTTGGCTGGCGGTCGTGCACAAGGATCGGGCGGTCGCGTTGATTCGTTTTGTCGCCCGTCTTCTTCCCGAAACGATCTCCCATCGATTGGTCCATGCCGCGCATAACTTTCTCGACGGGCTTCGCTCACTTCCGGATCTCAAAAGCCTTTGCTGGATTTTCTTTGAATCGGTCTGGGTGTGGGGTGTCATGGTG
The Bdellovibrionota bacterium genome window above contains:
- a CDS encoding lysylphosphatidylglycerol synthase transmembrane domain-containing protein produces the protein MKKKLLISIVVGGVCLWLALRGTHWSEVVSEMRNVRVAPLILMFMMLGLTHYFRVRRWRVLLRPIGSVGMKELFGINAVGFLAIHALPFRLGEVTRPLLLKRRHNISLSAGLATIAVERVFDGLMSALLLFVGIYAAPIGFGEMPAIGMGVKTMAIACLGIFLGLLVFLWLAVVHKDRAVALIRFVARLLPETISHRLVHAAHNFLDGLRSLPDLKSLCWIFFESVWVWGVMVAGFWFVLRAFSLDLPWAAPFSILGILAVGITLPNAPGFVGTYQLFVVSGLALYGVPKSTAF